Proteins encoded in a region of the Capra hircus breed San Clemente chromosome 3, ASM170441v1, whole genome shotgun sequence genome:
- the LSM10 gene encoding U7 snRNA-associated Sm-like protein LSm10 codes for MEVSHSVKERTISENSLIILLQGLQGQVTTVDLRDESVAHGRIDNVDAFMNIRLAQVTYTDRWGHQVELDDLFVTGRNVRYVHIPDNVNITATIEQQLQVIHRVRYFGSKGQGRQEFPSKNS; via the coding sequence ATGGAGGTGAGCCACTCGGTGAAGGAGCGGACCATCTCTGAGAACAGCCTGATCATCCTGCTGCAGGGCCTCCAGGGCCAGGTCACCACCGTGGACCTGCGGGATGAGAGCGTGGCCCACGGACGCATAGACAACGTCGATGCTTTCATGAACATCCGCCTGGCCCAGGTCACCTACACAGACCGTTGGGGGCATCAGGTGGAGCTGGACGACCTCTTCGTGACAGGCCGGAACGTCCGTTACGTCCACATCCCCGACAACGTGAACATCACCGCAACCATTGAGCAGCAGCTGCAGGTCATCCATCGGGTGCGTTACTTTGGCAGCAAGGGGCAAGGCCGGCAGGAATTTCCCTCCAAAAACTCTTAA